The Chondrinema litorale genomic interval ATAATTATTTCAACTATAATTTTAAAGTTGGAAACATAGAAAATAAATTGTTGGTAGGTTACGATTACTTCCAGCAAGTTTTAGAGTCGGGAGGTTCTCAGTTAGAAGCCAGAGGTTATTACTCAGCAGACAGAACAGAAACCATCAATACCTACGATCCAGATCAGCCTGAACTCTATGCTTTAGATGATGAGGGGAATCCTATCCCGATGGTAGCGCATTTCGACCTTACCGATCCTGATGCAAATAGCTTAAGAGATATGAGCGGGTATTCTTATACTACACGTATCTACTCTCAAAGTAAATTGAGCTCTCATGGAATTTATATACAAAACCAAGCAACTTGGGGTAAGTTTCAATTAATGTTAGGGCTTAGAAAAGAATACTATACAGATTTATTGAATTACAAATCTGATAATGAAGACCCAGTAACACAAGATGCTTTAATACCACGAATAGGTTTGGTGTACGCGCTAAACCCAGCAGTAAATCTTTACGGTACATATGTGCAAGGTTACCAACCGCAAACTTCTAGTGTAATAAACGATGTAAATGCAGGGGGACCTTTTGATCCGCTTATTGGCGAACTTTTCGAAGTAGGCGCTAAGTCTGATCTTTTTAAAGGCAGATTGAGCGCATCTATCGCGGTGTATCATCTAAAACAAAAGGGAGCTTTATATAATGCAAGTGATGCCACTAACCCTGATCTATTGGTTCAGATAGGTGAAGAAGTGTCTAAAGGGGTAGAAGTAGATTTTGCGGGTAGCATCACTGACAATTGGAGCATTGTAGCCAGTTATTCTTATAATGATGCAACCATTACCGAAAGCGACGACGAAACCGAGATTGGTCAGCAAAAACCGAATGCACCTAAGCAAACAGGAAACGTCTGGACAAAATACATGATTAATAAAGGTGCATTACAAGGAATTGGATTTGGTTTAGGAGCCAACTTTGTAAGCGAGCGATACGGCTCAATTACAAGAGGTACAACTACGCCAATTTTTCCGGGATATGAGGTAGTAGATGCTGCTGTGTATTATCAGTTAGAGAAATTTAGAATTCAAATGAATATCAATAATGTCTTTAATAAGACACACTGGGTTGGAGGTTATGATTTTTTGAGGGCTTTCCCAGGTGCTCCAAGAAACCTATTAACGACTATATCATACACTTTCTAATTCTAATACTTGATTACCTAATTAGCATTAATATTTCCTCAGGCTATTAGCCTGAGGTGATTTTGTTTATAACACCGACATATTTAAGGCATAATATTTCTTATGAATCAAAAAACTATTTGGAGAATACATAGTATCACTGGTGTTTATGCAGGAGTTATAATTGCATTTCTCAGCCTTACTGGTGTTGCTGCCCTTTTCCGTTGGGAGTTCGAGCAATTAATCAATCCTGATTTGGCACTGGCAGAACCCATAGGCCCCAAAGTATCTTTAAATGATGCGGTGCAAAAAGTAAGAGCATTACATCCCAACAATGAGTTTTTTGAAGTAGAATTTTTACCAGAGGCAGAAGGCACCTGGATAGTAAAACTCAGACCAGAAAAGAAGGATAAACTTTTCCCTATGCTTTTGGAAGTTTTTGTAAATCCATATACGGGTGAAATACTGGGGGAACGAAACTACTATGAGTCTTTTACTTATTACCTCAGAAATATACATGTACGCTTCTACGAAGGATATATAGGTCGGCAAATAGTCGGTTTAGCTGGTTTGGCTTTGCTCATCACTACCATCACTGGTTTTCTGATTTACGGAAACTTTATGAAAAAGCAGTTCTTTGCTGCGATCAGAAATAAAAATCTTCGCTTACAACAAGCCGATTTACATAAATTTATAGGAGTGCTTACACTCATTTTCAACCTAGTAATAGCTGTATCAGGCACATGGCTGGGGCTGCAACCATATTTAGAAAAAGCCTTCGGGATTGAAAGGCCAAATACTTATGTGAAGGCAGAGAAGCCCTTAGACAAAGCTGCTGACATTGCTTTAAACTTTAATTTCGATTCTGTATACAATGCCGGTAGGAGGTATTTCCCAGAGTTGATTCCTGTGCGTTTAAGGCCCTCGGTTAATGGAGAGCGAAGTGTAACAATTCTTGGAGATGTGCCCCGACAAGTTTATGAAAGATTTAACAACAAAGTAGTGGTAGATAAGCAAAATTACAGTCTACTATATAAATACAACATTAGCGAAGGCACTTTGGGTAGCAAAATTTACTATGTGCAAGAGGCTTTACACTTCGGCGATTTTGGTGGCATTGGTCTCAAAATATTTTATTGTATTATGGGGCTTGGTTCGGGTTTTCTTTCGCTTAGTGGTTTTGTAGTTTATTTGGAAAGAAATAAGAAGCAAAGAAAACAAAAACCTAGTTACGTTGAGGTATGGCCATTGGTAATTCGTTGGAGTTTGGGCATTGTAGGCTATTGTGTGATTATAGGAATACTCAGCATCAACTATGGTATTGGCGTTCCAGCCATTATCGTAACAGTGTTGATGTACACAGTGCTAATTGTATATCTAGTAAAAGTGCTTATTGGATTTTTTAAAAAGAGAGCATCCAGAAATAAACCGGTTTCAGTATGAAAAAAAGCCCGAATTACATCAATGAGCATTACCTCATTCCTTTTATGCTGATGTTTACTGCTGCATCAGCCATCAGCTTAATGTATTTTATTTATGAATATTCTTTGGTATCTAACAAAGAAGAATATGTCACTTATTATCAGTTTGGCTCTATTGAAGAAAGGTTCGCTTATTTAGATTACTGCCAAACCGCCGCCTTAATATTTGCTGTTTGTGTTCTCGCAGAAATTTATTCAGTAATTGTAAAGAAAAGGTGGCTATTGCTTTCAGTTACTGTGATGAATGGACTTTGCTTTTGGTATTATCTCACCTAATTTATCTGTTGTTTGGCAAACTCCAACTAGTTATTTACGTCAAAATTATTTTGAAAAGGTAAATAAAAGCTGAAAGATGTCAATAACACAAATACATAATACCGAACAATTAGCCAATAAGCTTAAGTTAAAATCTAACCTTCAATTACTTATAGAGTCTGTGCTTTTAGGCAGTCTAGCCAATTTGCTTATCAACTATTTTTTTAATCCAATAAAGCCAGATTTTATACTTCAAGAATATATAACAGCTTTTTTTCTATCTTTTCCAATTGTTCTATGCAATCAAATAATTCATTTACACTTAGATAAAGCTTACGATTGGAAACAGCAGCCAACTCAAAGATTCTTTTTCCATCTTATGTACCTTGCCGTAGTACTACTGTTATCCATCAATCTATTTGGTAATTTGTACATGGCTATTTCGGCCAAGGGATATTTTTCTTTGTATGAGTTACTGAGTATTAATCTACTAGCGTTTACAGTGGCGATATTGCTTACAAGCTTTAAGTGGGCAAAAGATTTTTATAATAATTGGATAAATGCTGATAAAAACCTAAAGTATACGCAAAAGCAATTAGAGGCTTTGTCAAATACAAATCAGCATAAAACGCTAAAGGTTGAATTGCAAAAAGGGACTCAGCAATACTTTGTAGAGGCTCAAGAAATACTTTGGGCAAAAACTGAAGACGGAATAGTCTGGGTAGCACTCAAAAATGGCAATCACTTCATAAATAAAAATACCCTTTCTCAATTGATGCAAATATTACCAGAACCTCAGTTTTTTCTGGTTAGCAGAAATGTGATTGTGAGCAAAGAGGTGATATCAAATATTTCCCCCTCAACATATGGAAAAGTGAGCTTAACATTGAAAG includes:
- a CDS encoding PepSY-associated TM helix domain-containing protein, which gives rise to MNQKTIWRIHSITGVYAGVIIAFLSLTGVAALFRWEFEQLINPDLALAEPIGPKVSLNDAVQKVRALHPNNEFFEVEFLPEAEGTWIVKLRPEKKDKLFPMLLEVFVNPYTGEILGERNYYESFTYYLRNIHVRFYEGYIGRQIVGLAGLALLITTITGFLIYGNFMKKQFFAAIRNKNLRLQQADLHKFIGVLTLIFNLVIAVSGTWLGLQPYLEKAFGIERPNTYVKAEKPLDKAADIALNFNFDSVYNAGRRYFPELIPVRLRPSVNGERSVTILGDVPRQVYERFNNKVVVDKQNYSLLYKYNISEGTLGSKIYYVQEALHFGDFGGIGLKIFYCIMGLGSGFLSLSGFVVYLERNKKQRKQKPSYVEVWPLVIRWSLGIVGYCVIIGILSINYGIGVPAIIVTVLMYTVLIVYLVKVLIGFFKKRASRNKPVSV
- a CDS encoding LytR/AlgR family response regulator transcription factor; its protein translation is MSITQIHNTEQLANKLKLKSNLQLLIESVLLGSLANLLINYFFNPIKPDFILQEYITAFFLSFPIVLCNQIIHLHLDKAYDWKQQPTQRFFFHLMYLAVVLLLSINLFGNLYMAISAKGYFSLYELLSINLLAFTVAILLTSFKWAKDFYNNWINADKNLKYTQKQLEALSNTNQHKTLKVELQKGTQQYFVEAQEILWAKTEDGIVWVALKNGNHFINKNTLSQLMQILPEPQFFLVSRNVIVSKEVISNISPSTYGKVSLTLKDSIRGENHLTVSRPKAASFRKWFNSNSACN